TTGGCAATTTTTGGTAAAGGAAATAGATATTGATTTCGTACCAACTGCAAACATAGAAATTGGAAACTATGGATTGTCGTTAAAGTTCGATATTTTGGTCTCTATTGTTTTCCTACATTTTCTTAGTGACTGCAATATTTCCCTATATCTTCTGTAATTCTATTTGTAATGAATGTTTTGGGGTGTTTGTGTCGATTTCGGTTACTTGCGTCTCTTATGTAGGCTGTAGCCACCTTGATTGATTTAGCAATGAGGAATGCTGCCAGGATTAGTGAGATTTCCAAGTAGTTAGCCTTGAAAATATTGTGTTCAATCTGGCGTGGCATTTGTTTCTTAATTTCCTGTTGTCCTATTAGTCTTTTCGTGTTACTGGGATTTTAGAGGTTCCCCAATTATTCCTGATTATTAGGAGTCATATTTCATTGGGTTCCCTCCAAGTTGATTAGGAGAATTGAATGTGTCTATTTCTACATACACGTGTTAATTTAACACCCAACATTAAATAATTACTAGAAGGGGTTTCCTTAGATCTTTGGGATGCTTTGATATGTATCAATGTGGATGTTTGCGGTCCAAATAATGTTATTTAAGCAAGCATGGTAGTATTTCTGTTATGGAATTTGGCTGTGAATGAATAGAATTGGTTGGTGGGTATTGGTATGAGTACGTTTccttcacctctctctctctagaatttcTGTTTCCTTTGGTTAATTTATTGGAAGATATTAGAACACATCGAATTGCAGGAAATTTCCAAAAGTCttatcatttttcttaatttattttcaatcttcaaaaattaaatttgttggTCCTAATTTGTTAATGTATTCCCATTATTtgatgggaattgttattagtagGGGTGCAACTCAGGCAAGTTGGATGGGTTGGAAGGTCAACCCAATCCTAACCCAACTTTTACAATTCGGGCTCGGGTTTGGGTTGGGTTTCATTCGGGTTCATTTGGGCTCGCGTTTAATTGGGTTAGGGTTTacttgggttgggtttgggttgCCCAACTTTTTCAAGTTTAATCTTGTAACAACGTTTCCAAGAATTCCTAAAAAAATTAAGCCAAGTAGCATCAAAGCTAGCTTACTCTAATTTCATATATCAGTCTACTATAAAGCTTTAGGATTTAGAGACTATGAACATGAGCTAACTAATCAAAGCCTCTTATTCCCTAAAAGCTTAAGTAATTGTAAAgggtaatttattaaaaaaatattagaaagggCGCTGGTTTTTGGACTTGGCACACTTGGGTGTAGTATGAGCATTAATTGATATGGGTTACAATCTGGTTAAATTGGGTTTGGTTAGTCAGGTTAGGTTGGGTTAGGGATGGACGGGCAAATGATCAACCCAACTCAACCCAATCAATGAACGGGTTAAAATTGGGTTGGGTTCGGGTGGATTATAACTAAAGAAGAACCCGCTTGTTCAAGTTTAAAGTCGGGTTGGACATGAACGGGTTTGGATTGGCCCAACCCAAGTTGCACCCCtagttattagcactccaaaaatctcattttgcagtCCAAATTTCCTATAGTTAGAAAGAATAAAGACACTTATAGgggtgtagaatgagatttttggagtgttaataacagttccctATTTGATTAGTTAAATGATGTTTGATTTCACTAACTTTAGATTTCAAATGATCCAGGTGACTTGAATTTTTCAATCGggttcccaaaaacatggccataaaattacaaaaatgtggGGAAAGATTAGGTTTTGGGTTGATGAAATTGACCCGGAATTACTGTTCAACAGAACCCACTAGGCAATTTTCCGACCCAACAAAAAGAATTTTCAAAATCATGATGTCCTGCCCAACACTTGCTCTTGATACCGCCCTTGACCAAACCGGGATCCGAATTTCACCCGAAATGGTAGAGGAAGTTCTCATGAGATTCAACAATGCTGGTATGGTTGCATACCGGTTCTTTGAGTGGGCGGCAAAGCAGCGAAATTATTCGCATAGTGTTAAGGCCTACCATGCTATGATTGAATCTTTGGCCAAGATCAGGCAGTACCAGATCATGTGGGAGCTTGTGAACTCGATGAGGGCGAAGAGGATTCAGAATATGGAGACGTTTGGAATCATTATGAGGAAGTATGCCAGGGCACAGAAGGTTGAGGAAGCGCTTTATACATTTAATGTTATGGAGAAGTATGATTGTGCTCCGAATTTAGCGGCGTTCAATGGCCTGCTGAGTGCTCTGTGTAAGTCCAAGAATGTGAGGAAGGCTCAGGAGGTTTTTGATAAAGTGAAGGATCGGTTTGAGCCAGACTCAAAGACCTATAGTATATTGATTGGCGGGTGGGGGAAGGATCCGAATTTGCCTAAAGCGAGGGAGGTGTTCAGAGAAATGATTGATGCGGGTTGCAATCCTGATATAGTGACTTATGGTATCATGGTTGATGTTCTTTGTAAGGCAGGGAGGGTGGATGAAGCCGTTGATATTGTTCGGGGCATGGATGATAGTGGTTGTATGCCGACGTCCTTTATTTATAGTGTTTTGGTGCATACATATGGGGTTGAAAACAGGATTGAAGATGCTGTTGCTGCATTCTTGGAGATGGAAAGGAATGGAATAAGGGCTGATGTGGTTGTGTACAATGCCTTGATCGGCGCTTTTTGTAAGGCTAACAAGTTCAAGAACGTCTATAGGGTCTTAAACTATATGAATTCCAAAGGCGTTACTCCCAATTCGAGGACTTGCAATATCATTTTAAATAGTTTGATTGACCGTGAAGAGACTGAGGAGGCATTTAGCGTCTTCCGCAAAATGATCAAAGTATGTGAGCCAGATGCAGATACGTATACAATGATGATAAAGATGTTTTGTGAGAGAGATGAGTTGAAGATGGCCTATAAAGTCTGGAAGTACATGAAGTTGAAGCAGTTTGTCCCGAGCATGCACACGTATTCAGTCCTTATAAATGGATTTTGTGAGAAGGGAAATGCTTCAAAGGCTTGTGTCTTACTGGAAGAGATGATAGAGAAGGGGATTCGACCAGCAGGTGTGACTTTTGGGAGATTAAGGCAGTTGCTGataaaagaaggaagagaagaTGTGCTCAAATTTTTAAACGAAAAAGTTAATCTTCTTGTCAAGGAGCCTTTATTCGATTGAAGACTCAACACTATCAACTAAGAAAACTTGGACTGTTTGGTATTCTTAGTCCAACAGAACGAGTCCTGGAGTTCTAGTGCTATTGGTACTGCATGCTAATTAGAGAAAgaaaaatcaacttttgcagGTGAGGTTCTTTCTCATTTTACTTTTACACCAAAGTGTTGGTGAATTTTCATGTTGCAAAtgtttgttgtttgttgttgAGAAACTATGGTTTTAGGGTTTCACGCAATTTCACAATTGTAAGATAATTAAAACATCGTTACAGGCAACACATGCTTGTCTGGAAAATTTTAGTTGACAACATGCAAACAGTAAAACTACAAGAATTTGTACCGTCCACACACCtgttgttaatttctgtcatttgatccTTCAACAATTCATTTGATTTGATTGCCGGAAATTGAGAGGGATGTGTTAgaggtaaaaaggggtgtgtggatggCACCACCCTTTATATATATGGAACACTAGCGTATGTAATTCGGCAAATAAACAGTGATGCACTGAAAACAGATGATTTCAAGCTCGATTGTTTGTTTCTAAACGAGTCAGATAAAAGACTAACCATATTCTCGATAAGTCTATGTTCAGTTTCTGTGGATTGTAATTAGGAGCCTTTTCAATCATTTTTGCTATACTAGTCGTCAAATACTTACCATATTCTCGTTAAGTCTATGTTCAGTTTCT
This genomic interval from Malus domestica chromosome 05, GDT2T_hap1 contains the following:
- the LOC103445758 gene encoding pentatricopeptide repeat-containing protein At1g77360, mitochondrial, which encodes MAIKLQKCGERLGFGLMKLTRNYCSTEPTRQFSDPTKRIFKIMMSCPTLALDTALDQTGIRISPEMVEEVLMRFNNAGMVAYRFFEWAAKQRNYSHSVKAYHAMIESLAKIRQYQIMWELVNSMRAKRIQNMETFGIIMRKYARAQKVEEALYTFNVMEKYDCAPNLAAFNGLLSALCKSKNVRKAQEVFDKVKDRFEPDSKTYSILIGGWGKDPNLPKAREVFREMIDAGCNPDIVTYGIMVDVLCKAGRVDEAVDIVRGMDDSGCMPTSFIYSVLVHTYGVENRIEDAVAAFLEMERNGIRADVVVYNALIGAFCKANKFKNVYRVLNYMNSKGVTPNSRTCNIILNSLIDREETEEAFSVFRKMIKVCEPDADTYTMMIKMFCERDELKMAYKVWKYMKLKQFVPSMHTYSVLINGFCEKGNASKACVLLEEMIEKGIRPAGVTFGRLRQLLIKEGREDVLKFLNEKVNLLVKEPLFD